The sequence AACTCTATAAATTCTCATGTACCTCAGTTTTTGTCCCTTTCAGACCAGCAAGGAGGACTGAGCGACGAGACGGGTGGGCGTGTCTGGCCCGTCTCCTCGCCACTCTATGGTCACTCGCCTATCACGTGCCCTTTGAATGCCGGAAGTGTCTTGTCTGCCGTTGGGCTCCGGTTTCTCTGAGGTTGGCACGTTGGCGTCATGTCCAGGAAGCAGGGTGTCCGCTCCCGGCCCGGGAAGAAGGCCGATTTGGAGCGGAAGAGGGACGAAAGGGCCGCGCGGAGAGCCCTAGCTAAAGAACGTCGGAACCGGGCCGGAGAGGCCGGGGACCAGGAGGAGTTCCTTAGTTTCGCAAATCAACTTCAAGTGTTGGGACTGCGGCTGCGGGAAGTGCCGGGAGACGGGTGAGCACTGGAGGGCCTGACATGTTACTGctcccggcgccatcttggtaCTCTCACCCTGTCAGAACTGCCAAGAACCTGAGCGGCTCTCAGAACCTGACCCAGTCCCAGTGACAGCCATGTTATTCCTACAGGAGCTGCAGCTTACATTACCAGTGCCTAGAACTAAAATAGTCCAATACTAGAAACACCTAGAACTAAAGTAATGATGGCATCCAATGGTAGAAACGCCTAGAACGTAAAGTAATGATGTGTCAGATAGTAAAAAAACCTAAAACGTAAAGTAATGATGGCATCCAATACTAGAAACACCCAGAACAAATTTAATTATGGCATCCAATGGTAGAAACGCCTAGAACGTAAAGTAATGATGAGTCAGATAGTAGAAAAACCTAGAACGTAAAGCAATGACGTGTCAGATAGTAGAAAAACCTAGAACGTAAAGCAATGACGTGTCAGATAGTAGAAAAACCTAGAACGTAAAGCAATGATGGTGTCCGATACTAGAAACACCTAGAACGTAAAGTGATGATGGCGTCTGATACTAGAAACATATTGTGTAGTGCGGGTCATTTCAGACGCGGCAATGCCAAACatgggggagattttatttttattgcaatttttttaaatgtaatgtttaattacatttttttttttaaccacttaatagtcAAGGGGACTAGAACGGACaacattttgattgcttttaaaatacaatgcaccatccctatagtgcattgcattttaatgtcagtgcattactgacattgaccagcaggctgcgccagagagggtaCAGTCTGCTGGAGTACACTCAAGGCAGACTTGGGGCCTATATCAGGCCCCAGCCAGCATTTACACACGTCAGCACCCTGCGATCGCATTTGCAGGGAGACTCCCTCTGTCACTGTTTACATGCGGCAGCCACCATTGCCAgtggcatgtaaggggttaaacacttcTGCTGGCCTGGGCTGCTAGAGCAGGACTGCTGCTCTCATGTGAGTCAAGTCCCCGCTCTCCACTGCACAGACCGCTGTGAAAAGACGGTGGCCCAGCTTAATAcctcttagtgaccgccgtaaaaaggcgtatgggtggtcactaaggggttaaaaaggttttccaagattttataactgatgtcttctccctgctcaccaagcacagcgccttacattgtatagtggccgtgcttggtattgcagctcagccccattcacttctatgaggctcaGCTGCTCCTATGCCACCTAAATGATGAACTTGTCGTCACTGGGTCTAGTGAAAGCATCGGCACTCACGGCAttggtgctttctcaaacagctgatcggtggggtcacaggtgtcagaccctcaccaatcagatactgatgacctatccagggtataaaaatctcagaaaacccctttaatgacattgTCCAATACTAGAAACACCTAGAACATGAAGCAATGATGGCGTCCAATACTAGAAACACCTAGAACATGAAGCAATGATGGCGTCCAATACTAGAAACACCTAGAACATGAAGCAATGATGGCGTCCAATACTAGAAACACCTAGAACATGAAGCAATGATGGCGTCCAATACTAGAAACACCTAGAACATGAAGCAATGATGGCGTCCAATACTAGAAACACCTAGAACATGAAGCAATGATGGCGTCCAATACTAGAAACACCTAGAACATGAAGCAATGATGGCGTCCAATACTAGAAACACCTAGAACATGAAGCAATGATGGCGTCCAATACTAGAAACACCTAGAACATGAAGCAATGATGGCATCCAATACTAGAAACACCTAGAACATGAAGCAATGATGGCGTCCAATACTAGAAACACCTAGAACATGAAGCAATGATGGCGTCCAATACTAGAAACACCTAGAACATGAAGCAATGATGGCGTCCAATACTAGAAACACCTAGAACATGAAGCAATGATGGCGTCCAATACTAGAAACACCTAGAACATGAAGCAATGATGGCGTCCAATACTAGAAACACCTAGAACATGAAGCAATGATGGCGTCCAATACTAGAAACACATAGAACATGAAATGATGGCGTCCAATACTAGAAACACCTAGAACATGAAGCATTGATGGCAGCCAATACTAGAAACACCTAGAACATGAAGTAACGGTCCCTGTCTTTTCAACTTGAAAATGTCAAAAATAATCTAGATACCCACAGGGATGGTAACAGCACCTAGAACCTGAGGTCTGGATACCACCATGTTGGTGCTCCAGACTATCCAGGCAACAACTAGAACTGTGTTGATAAATTAGCAGTGACCTCTAGAACAGGATTGCACAGTCTCTTTTGGTCTGGGGACCACATTGACATGCTGTTCTAGTTCAAGgagccacaatttttttttaattttattggtgCTCGTTTGCATCGGCCTATTTCAGAGGCTGACGTAAGGTGAGTGTGGGAGGAATGAGACCCCCGCAGCGGCTCCCCCCCTCATTCAGTTCTGCTGATTACACAGGGGGATGTGCTGCTGGTAACGGTGCGGCTTTCATCCTGATGGCACATGCCAATCAGCCGACAACCAAGCTAGGCGATCGTAATAATAATCTTCATATAGTGCCAacctattccacagcgctttacagtcaGAGGGCTCAAGTACAGAGTCCTAAATAACAGCAGCAAACGCGTCAAGTAAAACAATAGGCATGAGGGCCCTgcacgcaagagcttacaatctatgaggagataggacaAGCGCTGTTATGaagacttgttcccagtaattggtgTAGTAGGTGACCTTTCTCCCCATCCTTTCCTTCACAGCAGAGGGCGGCGCTCACTGGGTTGGGTATTACCGCCTCCTGTCCTACAgtgatcatgtagagaaagttaatgcaaggcacttactaatgtattgttattatccatattgcctcctttggctggattcatttttccatcacattctacactgctcgtttccatggttacgagcaCCCTGCGATCCATCACTGGTGgtcctgcttgcacactataggaaaaagcgtcagcctctctggtggctggtaccggggggtgggggggcgcacttagGTACGCATGCGCTGCAGCTCCCGGCCACCTTGTATCTGCTCTGCAGCAGTGGTCGTAACCCCTCcatacgagccgtgtataatgtgatggaaaaatgaatccagccagcaaaggaggcaacgtgGACCattccaatacattagtaagtgcctggtattaactttctctacgtgagaagtgagacaacccctttaatgaccagacacttgtTTCGGTGATTTAGCACACGTGGTGGTTTAACATGttttgctccctgccttcccagagccataacttttttatttttctgttcacatagccatatgagggcttgttttttgcactttctaatgccaccatttaatattgcatatgatataATGAGAAGCAGGAAACAttacaaatggggtggaattgaaaaagttTTACAACAgccactatgcggtaaaactgacttgtgctcttcattttcCAGCTCAGTACGAATACGGCAATGGcacatgtatagtttttattgcgttttaatGCTGGGGGAAAAAactggaaatatatatatattcttcttATCaaaatattctgacccccataactttttgatCGTTATGAATATGGAgacttgtggtggctcactatatcacagttcagtgctgccatctagtggcctgaactgtgatatactaataatgagcatggaagcctagtacaggctctggCTTGTTATAAAAACAGGGCACTTTCCCCGATCTCTGCTGGGGGAAAATGTACCTTAACCGTAAGCAAGCTTCCAGGTTTTAGCCTTCTCAAATGTGACCACCGCATCTTGGGGGTTAAATGTTCGATGCCAGCATTACCCCCAATCGCAGACAATAGCTGCGGGTTTTTACTGTATGAAATGACAGGCAGCTATAGCGCTCGCTTCACTCCGAAGCGGTTGCCATCTTTGTACGGCGgatgtctggaaggggttaaaggagttttcccatcTCAGGCAGTGGgggcatatgcccccattgtctgataggtgcgggacctgcacctacaatgagaacggagcggggaaatgaatggagggcgcactgcgcatgcgcagccgccctccattcatttctatggggctgccaaaaatagccgtgcgctggctcgactatttccgtctgccccatagaaatgaatgggagcagtggtcgcgcatgcgcggtgcgctcccgttcacttcaatgggcgagGCGggcagctgcgcctggtggtggagccacagctctccctgttCAGTTctagttgtaggtgcgggtcccgcacctatcagacaatgggggaatatcctagagatatgcccccattgtctgagatgggaatacccctttaaggaatgtttgtttttagtttttgttttttttgtattattttacttattttagaatttttggtgcATTACATGTCCTTCAAGAGGTCATTATAAAAACCTCTggaggttactgacacttttttttttttttttttttttagtctgcacTTTTccactgaggcctcatgcacacgaccgttgcccggccgtggccgtatcacttgaatgggtctgcaatctggagcacggaaccccacggaagcgctatggagtgtttctgtccgtgcctccgcactgcaaaaaaaatagaacatgttctattttttttgcggtgcggacagatcacggaaccattcaagttgaataagtCTTGATCCGTCCAGGCCGCCGCACGgataattgcggtccccaatgcacggaatggccacccaacggccgtgtgcatgaggcctgaaactGGGGCATCCAAAAAGAACCAATTACAGGAAAAAACAGCTCCGTATGGGGGCAttgtacacaggcagagctgatcagggtctactAAGAGCCTTCTGCTCTGCCCCCGAGACAGCCTAGTGCTAAGCACTGAAGACAGCCAGGGACCCGACCTGCCGGAGTCTGAATCCAGTGCCCAGTGGTGCTGCGCTGAGAAACACAGCTGACTGTACAGGCAGACAATctgctgtgtttctgtccagtaGGACTGGAGCTGCGTGCAGCCCATGGGCCGAAGGTTGCGCACCCCTGATTTAGAACATCAGCCCCGATACTGTCTTGGTTCTCACATTCTTTTCTCCTGCTCCCTGTAGTAATTGTCTGTTCCGTGCTCTGGGGGATCAGCTAGAAGGACATTCCCGGAATCACCTGAAGCATCGGCAGGAGACCGTGGACTACATGGTGAAGCACCGCAACGATTTTGAGCCCTTTGTAGAGGATGACATTCCGTTTGACAGACATGGTAGGAGCCTCGTCCTCGTACATGTCGCCATGTATGTGCCTTGGAGTGCCATCCACTGTTTCATTTCTCTCTTGGCATTATTGCTCCACCTCTTCCTATTCATCTTCTTTGTTACGCAGATTCCGCctctttgcctttttttttttttttaattgctccACCTCCTACTTTGTCTTCATTATAGTTGCTCTGTCTCCCCTTTGTCTTTTTTGTTTTCAGGCCTCCTTCTTGTCATCTTTTCTTGTCTTCTGTCTTGTTGCCTCCTTCTCCTCGTCTGTTTTTCTTATCTTCTTTCTCTTTGCATCCTTTTCATTTCCTTTCTCATTGCActgcctcctcctcttctttctcattgtacctcttcctcctcatcatcgtTTTCTCGTTGACCCGTCTCCTCCCTCCCGTCGTCTTTCCCGTTGACCCGTCTCCTCCCTCCCGTCGTCTTTCCCGTTGACCCGTCTCCTCCCTCCCGTCGTCTTTCCCGTTGACCCGTCTCCTCCCTCCCGTCGTCTTTCCCGTTGACCCGTCTCCTCCCTCCCGTCGTCTTTCCCGTTGACCCGTCTCCTCCCTCCCGTCGTCTTTCCCGTTGACCCGTCTCCTCCCTCCCGTCGTCTTTCCCGTTGACCCGTCTCCTCCCTCCCGTCGTCTTTCCCGTTGACCCGTCTCCTCCCTCCCGTCGTCTTTCCCGTTGACCCGTCTCCTCCCTCCCGTCGTCTTTCCCGTTGACCCGTCTCCTCCCTCCCGTCGTCTTTCCCGTTGACCCGTCTCCTCCCTCCCGTCGTCTTTCCCGTTGACCCGTCTCCTCCCTCCCGTCGTCTTTCCCGTTGACCCGTCTCCTCCCTCCCGTCGTCTTTCCCGTTGACCCGTCTCCTCCCTCCCGTCGTCTTTCCCGTTGACCCGTCTCCTCCCTCCCGTCGTCTTTCCCGTTGACccgtctcctcctcattgttgGTTGCTCTGGCAATAAAATCTTGTTTCTGTTCCTCTAGTTGAGAACCTGGCACAACCGGGAACCTTTGCCGGTAACGATGCGATCGTGTCATTTGCGCGCAACAACCAAGTGGATGTAGTGATTCACCAGCTGAACAATCCTCTCTGGCAGGTAACGAATGTCTACTCTGCTCAGAATAGAATATACGGTCTATCCAGGAGCGTTGCTAAAAATACACGAATAACTACAATAACATCTGTTTGTGGACGGCTGGGTGACGACCATTATGGCTATTCCTCGGGGCTTGTGAGTCAACTTTCTTAGAGACCCAACTGCCACATTTACCTCTGCTGGtcggcagatttgccattcaggattGCGGGAAAGCTGTGCGACAGCTTCCCTGTAATGATTGTCGTGCtggattaaagggatattcccatcttggatattgatggcatatgacTAGgatatgtcagataggtgtgggtcccacaacTGGGACCTGCTCTAATCTACAGAACAGGACTCCTGAAGTGTAGGAGCGCACACCAGGcataagcggcatgttctccaaaaatagctgagcgagtGCACCCGGCCGTTTTTGGGAGTCCCATAGGGCTGAATAGAGAGGTGGCTGGCTGCGCTCTTCATTCACTGCTTTGGAACTCCCAAAAATAGCTGGAGTGGactcgctcagctattttcggagctCCCATAGTGTTGCATGAAGACCATGCTGCTTAGGCAtggtgcactctccttcacttcgggggcCCATTCTGTAGATTAGAgtaggtcctagaggtgggacccacctGTCTGACGATGATGGCTTAATCTAtgatatgctatcaatgtccGAGATGGTCGAACCGCTTTAACAAAAATAGATAACCCATCATCTGTGTGTATTTGTTCTGGAAAAGcggggtgacaaccaatataacTTTGTTTACAGCTGACACAGAGTGGTTGTCACGCAGCTTTACTGCATGGCAAGTGTGTTTAATTTGCTTTTCAGAGCTATAAGAAAGCTGAGTGACCACCCCTATGAGACTTGCAATGGCGGCCATGTTTGTTGTTACCCAGCTTAGTGATCACCTGACAGAACGACTTTTATATATGAAGGTGACGTTTCGGCAGATGATGCTCAGACAGAAGCTGCTAATGGTGCCAGGTTAATAATTGACCAGAGCGGTTTGTGTCTCCCGTTTGGCGCACTGCGCAACTCTTTGCCCTCTTGGCTTTGAATGTTCTGCCAAAGCAAGCAAACACAGGGATTACAGGGGAAGTGCCAAGTGCGCGGCGCTGAGGGTTCTCCTCTCCACACAGATCCGAGGCTCCGACAAGGCCAATGCCCGAGAGCTGCACATTGCCTACCGCTATGGAGAACACTACGACAGCGTCCGCTCCATCCACGACAACACGGAGGCTCCGGCCCAACTGCAGACAGAGGTGACCGGCCCAAGGAGAACAATGTATCATCAGAGACAGTAACTAATAACATTGTATGAAGTGTATCCAAATCTCATCCTAAATgttacccccccctcccctcaaaACACACATCATGCCCTTTACCTGCACTGCATCCCCCTCATCCTGCGCACTTGGTTCATGAATTGAATGCCAGAATGACAGTCAAGACTGACATTTCACAAACAAATCCATATGAGAAAGTTAGAAGCAGTGCAGCTTTATATGCAGGCTATGTATAATATATTAATATACCTATATACATTTTGTAGGATCGGTCATCGGAGCAGGCCCTTTAAATTTTGGGGCATAAACGGCGCACTCGCACCTCTCCTTTCCTGATAAAAGGTCACAAGCTGGACTCCATATGACATAGTGTGGCGTTCAAAAAGAGGTTGTGTAAttaggacaaccccttaaaggattACAGAAGTTCAAAGTCAGCATTGCTTGACCTACTTGCTCATGGTTTCCGGACACCAACAAATCCTTCTCTCTACACTTCCCAGATGCTGCACTTTACATTTGTAGACCCTAGAGACCAGATTAATAATCCATGGCAGCAATCTGGGAGCATTCTGCTGTCCTCTGATCCCTGCTTGTGATCTGTGTGCAGATGCTTTCCAAAGACGTCTCCAACCGGACGGGTAAATTGAAGTCTAAGGTATCCGACGAGCAGGCAGAGCAGCAAGGGGACGCGGTGCAGAAAGTCCGGAATGCCACCGGCTGTGCGGTAAGGTTATACAGTATGAGCGTCATGAATGGCGCTGAGCCGGCGGTCTCGATAGGGCCTGCGATGCTTGAGGAGGCATgtaatttgtgaaggcgcaggtcTCCTCCGACAGTCCATGTGCCAAAATAAACTTTACAGCAGCTCAGAACCGCTGTAGATTTCAGTTATTATTAATGCCAGTTTTTGGCTTAAATAATGAATGTGACAGGGCCAAAAGGCCCGCCCGCACCACACCCCTTATTCGTACTCCTGGCGAGGGCGATGTAAAATGCCAgttgcaagaagaagaagaagttgGCTCATCACACAATGCTGGCATGTTGCTAGATTTGGCACCAATGTCAGACAGGTGTGAATCCCACCTCTGGGTCCTACACCTGTCTCTAGAACAGGCCCCCAAAGTGAATGGAGTGTGGTGTGCTctcgttcactttgggggccctgttctagagatagatgtgggacctgcacctatctgacattggtggcatagccTCGCGATATACTGCCAATGTCTGAGAGGACCCGAAAACAAAATAAGCCAAAGGGTGATTGATGAATTGCCCCCAAAGTATCGTGGCTTTTTATACTGGAAATGGAAGTTGAAGGACACTAGGCGTGTCCTATTTAAATGATACTGGGCCTTTAATTAgtgaacccccccctccccatgcttTCCTGTTCTTTCTCATGTCCTACCTCACACTGTTCCTTTTTTCGGACGTCCGCCTCATCCTGCAGAGTTTAGAAGCTGAGAACTACGACATCGAGTCAACGATTCAAGTCGTTCTTCAGATCGAGGAGCTGAAGCATATCGGTGAGTACGCCCCTACGACAAACCCTAAAGATCAAACATGACTCAAAGAAGGACTAAAAGTAAAGCCGGTCACAGGCGCTCAGATGATTGGGCAGACTTGGTaggttgttacagtgtatcagtgcaggtaaagacTTAGCATGGGCCCCTCCACAAGGGAGAACATGGACTTTTGGGTCCGAGAGCCCTGTCACGTTCCTCTTCATGTCTTTAGGTGACGGTGATGCCGACTATGCAGAGGGAAGCGACTGCTCGTACTCATCAGCAACCTGGGAGCCAAGTGACTGCGAAGGAGTAGACCCTCAAAAAAAAACCCAGACCCCGCAGCAAGAATCCACTGAGCACAGGAAGCAGAGCCGACCGCTCAGGCCCAAGGAGGACACACAGGAGCAGAATAAGAAAAACAGCAGCCAGAaggtaaaggggttttccggctatatactgtacagcaggCCGGTACTCTGCAGGACTGCATGGAAGAAATCCGAGTCTGAGCCTTTGCATTTGTACGTGTCGCTGATGTGGATATAGCCCCATTCACAAAGAAGCCATTTGTGGCCACTGGTCTCAAAAATGGacgtcagttgtttttttttttttttttcatgtggaaAATCTGCAGGATATTTCTAGAAGTGAagagtgacctttttttttttttttaaactacacgTTGCAGAAAGTTTTTGCAGCCGAATTTGCGTAGAACTCGACCTGTGGTGAGGATTTAAAATCCACAGCTTGTCAATATAGGTGATTGATGGGGTTAAAACTGCTGTAGAATCCACAGCACGCCACAATCCGGCAGCCAAGGCATCTGATCCAGGAAAAGCGCAGCGACACTCGCACAGGCAAAGCTGGAACACACATGTACTTGACATTCTGAGATTGTGGAAAGCTGGATTGATTTCTGAATAACAAACCTGCGGTCCTATATGAGCCAGGAATGTATCCCTGCACGGCCATTTGAAGGGCTATTCCTGTTACTAcaggataagggctcattcagacggccgtatgctgtccgcaaacatgcggatccttttttttgcggattagatgctctcccattcacttctatggggcccttttcttccattgcacggctcagcaaaaaaatgaaacatgtcctatacttgtcagtgaaaatcaggacatggccctattgaagtctatggatcagcaaaaaaacggaatgcaatcagtttttttgcggacatgctgaactgtacgcaaaaaaaaggatccacatttttgcagaccgcatacggccttctgaatgagccctaacccgattagtgggggtccaaccCCTGGGACCCCCATCAATCCCCAGAACAGGGGTCCAGTTCCTCCTTTTATTCTGTATGCAGCTGCTAGTGATAGCTGAACGTCCCttctaatttttattttcaacccCCGCATGCTGATGACCCTCTTGGGGGCTGAAATGGTGGTCATATCTGCTGCCATCCTTACAGTTTCCTTAGGGGGGTCATCACTTGGGTTTCTAAGAATCCTGAACAGAAAAGCTCCCTAGTCATGCAGGGATACCCGGCCCTGGGATGACTGTGTAACTGTGCAGATTGGATATTCAgaggtctgggaaagctgagtgatacTGCAGAAACTTTATAGAAAATGTAAAATTATAATTTTATCTTAAAGGGGAAGTCTTCTTTTTATGCAccattatgttttatttttttgctggaatTTTCCAGGTCAGCAATAAGCAGAGGAA is a genomic window of Bufo bufo chromosome 1, aBufBuf1.1, whole genome shotgun sequence containing:
- the OTUD3 gene encoding OTU domain-containing protein 3, producing MSRKQGVRSRPGKKADLERKRDERAARRALAKERRNRAGEAGDQEEFLSFANQLQVLGLRLREVPGDGNCLFRALGDQLEGHSRNHLKHRQETVDYMVKHRNDFEPFVEDDIPFDRHVENLAQPGTFAGNDAIVSFARNNQVDVVIHQLNNPLWQIRGSDKANARELHIAYRYGEHYDSVRSIHDNTEAPAQLQTEMLSKDVSNRTGKLKSKVSDEQAEQQGDAVQKVRNATGCADVRLILQSLEAENYDIESTIQVVLQIEELKHIGDGDADYAEGSDCSYSSATWEPSDCEGVDPQKKTQTPQQESTEHRKQSRPLRPKEDTQEQNKKNSSQKVSNKQRKEQQRLEKKKRQEDRHRQKVQEQRSNTTDNNRQEDASSVTIVKTLSTLNI